In Comamonadaceae bacterium OTU4NAUVB1, one DNA window encodes the following:
- a CDS encoding 3-keto-5-aminohexanoate cleavage protein → MTDPTPSPHDAGDPGEPGDALIVTVAPNGAYKMPSDHAGVPITAEALARTARSCLDAGAAMLHMHIRDADGRHSLDAEGYLQALATVRRAVGDEMVLQVTSEAAGRYQAAEQIAMVRAVRPEAVSVGLREIDKPDIGERGLRDFFGWLARERVMTQVILYDVADVRRWQALRTAEAIPEAPWFLLFVLGRYTTGQTSDPRDLLPFLAAHDGAHPWAVCAFGATENACVTAAAALGGHARVGFENNLRRKDGSLAPDNRALVAQVADAATALGRPLATADQVRRRFGGR, encoded by the coding sequence ATGACCGATCCGACGCCTTCCCCCCACGACGCCGGCGACCCCGGCGAGCCCGGCGACGCCCTGATCGTCACCGTCGCGCCCAACGGCGCCTACAAGATGCCCTCGGACCATGCCGGCGTGCCCATCACCGCCGAGGCCCTGGCGCGCACCGCCCGATCGTGCCTGGACGCCGGCGCCGCCATGCTCCACATGCACATCCGCGATGCCGACGGCCGCCACAGCCTGGACGCCGAGGGCTACCTGCAGGCGCTGGCGACGGTGCGCCGCGCGGTCGGCGACGAGATGGTGCTGCAGGTCACCAGCGAGGCGGCGGGCCGCTACCAGGCGGCCGAGCAGATCGCCATGGTGCGCGCCGTCCGGCCCGAGGCGGTGTCGGTCGGCCTGCGCGAGATCGACAAGCCCGACATCGGCGAGCGCGGCCTGCGGGACTTCTTCGGCTGGCTCGCGCGCGAGCGCGTGATGACGCAGGTGATCCTCTACGACGTGGCCGACGTGCGCCGCTGGCAGGCCCTGCGCACGGCGGAAGCGATCCCCGAGGCGCCGTGGTTCCTGCTCTTCGTGCTGGGCCGCTACACCACCGGGCAGACCTCCGACCCGCGCGACCTGCTGCCCTTCCTGGCCGCCCACGACGGCGCGCATCCGTGGGCGGTCTGCGCCTTCGGCGCGACCGAGAACGCCTGCGTCACGGCGGCGGCGGCCCTCGGCGGGCACGCCCGCGTGGGCTTCGAGAACAACCTGCGGCGCAAGGACGGCAGCCTGGCGCCGGACAACCGAGCGCTGGTCGCGCAGGTGGCCGACGCCGCCACCGCGCTCGGCCGTCCGCTGGCGACCGCCGACCAGGTGCGCCGTCGTTTCGGCGGCCGCTGA